The following proteins come from a genomic window of Pangasianodon hypophthalmus isolate fPanHyp1 chromosome 24, fPanHyp1.pri, whole genome shotgun sequence:
- the bmp3 gene encoding bone morphogenetic protein 3 yields MDRLLLLLLGWSCVCCGYCAMLKDHFARLTKDFGHKVDTYQSERSVQDTVSEHMQMLYSKYTSASFPLRDGNTVRSFKAHPGTINNKQLQIFNLTSLTNSEDVLSATLHYYIGDFQNSSQRCLKSKTCVRHGLRRHGHVHLSIWSFASVNDSTRTLGHFLINVSTMYRDSISWQWRDITRVVNEAKHHDELLIGISIDSQGQRPWKKLLSNHSPYILVYANDSAISEPESVVSTLQRQKGSLVPGLQKLRLHNHNSTLPHRTKRSANILLPLQNNELPGPEYPYGIHTWDETSPYDPVENKAAKRSRKKPRKNPRDKNPLLQFDEQTIKKARKKQWNEPKNCARRYLKVDFADIGWSEWIISPKSFDAYYCSGSCQFPMPKSLKPSNHATIQSIVRAVGVVPGIPEPCCVPEKMSSLSILFFDEDKNVVLKVYPNMTVDSCACR; encoded by the exons ATGGATCGCCTGCTGCTTCTCCTTCTGGGATGGAGCTGCGTGTGTTGTGGATATTGTGCCATGCTGAAAGATCACTTCGCTAGACTAACGAAGGATTTTGGACACAAAGTGGACACGTATCAGTCGGAGAGGTCCGTGCAGGATACAGTGTCAGAGCACATGCAGATGCTTTACAGCAAATACACGAGCGCGAGCTTTCCGCTCCGGGACGGCAACACGGTGCGCAGCTTTAAAGCGCACCCGG GTACCATCAACAACAAGCAGCTTCAGATTTTCAATCTAACATCACTAACCAATTCGGAGGATGTTCTCTCAGCAACGCTGCACTATTATATCGGAGACTTCCAGAATAGCAGCCAAAGATGCTTAAAGTCCAAAACCTGTGTTCGTCATGGCCTCAGGCGGCACGGTCACGTTCACCTTAGCATCTGGAGCTTTGCCTCTGTGAACGACAGCACCAGAACCCTCGGACACTTCCTCATTAATGTCTCCACAATGTACAGAGACTCCATATCTTGGCAGTGGAGGGACATCACTCGTGTAGTCAATGAAGCAAAGCATCATGATGAGCTTCTCATCGGCATCTCCATCGATTCACAAGGACAACGACCATGGAAGAAGCTCTTGTCCAACCATTCACCTTACATTCTGGTTTACGCAAACGATTCAGCCATCTCCGAGCCCGAAAGTGTGGTGTCCACTCTccagagacagaaagggagctTAGTGCCCGGACTTCAGAAACTCAGACTACACAACCACAATAGTACTTTACCACACAGGACGAAGCGCTCTGCCAATATCCTTCTACCGCTGCAGAACAACGAGCTCCCGGGTCCTGAGTACCCTTATGGGATCCACACCTGGGACGAGACTAGCCCATATGACCCTGTTGAGAACAAGGCAGCCAAGCGCTCGCGCAAGAAACCTCGCAAGAACCCAAGAGACAAAAACCCGCTTCTGCAGTTTGATGAGCAGACCATAAAGAAAGCACGGAAGAAGCAGTGGAACGAGCCGAAGAACTGCGCTCGAAGATATCTGAAGGTGGACTTCGCCGATATTGGCTGGAGTGAATGGATTATCTCTCCAAAGTCTTTTGATGCTTATTACTGTTCAGGATCCTGTCAGTTTCCAATGCCGAAG TCCCTGAAACCTTCCAACCATGCCACCATCCAGAGCATTGTCCGAGCAGTCGGGGTTGTCCCCGGCATTCCAGAGCCCTGCTGTGTCCCTGAGAAGATGTCCTCACTCAGTATCCTCTTCTTCGACGAGGACAAGAACGTGGTCCTGAAGGTCTACCCCAACATGACAGTGGACTCGTGCGCCTGCCGATAA